aggggtggaattggatatcaaattcgttttctactctcaaatacctttcatttgagtgtcatattgccataatgggtcaattaatctattcgacgtatttttaggaggaaaagagcaaCCTTGACTTAAAcgcaaagtttaatgtcatatttttaatctactcccaattatctttcatttgaattctatATAGCAATGgttggctgatatgcccatttgggggtatttgggggtgaggggacctcccattacttggacctaatttttatgccatatttgtaatctactgccggatacttttcatttgagtcccatattgataggaacgtagaatatttctgtttagaggagtttttgggttggggcggcccgctgggtgcttggacccaaaatttaatatgatctttattttctagtctccaatacctttcatttgatagccatattgtgcccatcagccCTCTTTTGGATTtcggtggcgtttttggtgtaagggggacggtcagccaccatccgatatctaaaaattatataacctatgtttcctctttttgattctacggaataaataaacaaaccgagtctcatatagtcatgatgggtcatatgcccatttgggtagtttttgggggatggggtgacccctacacttcgatctgactttgtatgccagattcttaatctactcccgaataccttaagccccatttttatatggacgaccaatttgtctgttgtTAAACATTTTGGAGTAAGGACGACTTcgtgggtacttggaccaaattgttaataccatattcgtattctactcttcaatacctttcatttgatatccatattttctttatcggtccacttgggattttgggtggtatttttggggtagcggggagggtccgccccctttcgatatcaacaaaatataaagcatatttcttcttcctaatcatattcgtaatctactcccgaattccttttatttgagtcccatattgtcatgatcgtaaaataaacctattttaaggagttttggtgctggggcggcccccaggtacttggacccaacatttattatgaaattcgtaatctactcttgaatacctttcatctgaatcctatattgtcccgatcggtgcacttttatttttgggtagtacttttgaggtaagggggtgGGTCAACCCCTCtcccgataccaaaaaattatatagcctatgttgccttccagaccaacctattttctatagaaataaaattttgacaaaattttctatagaaataaaattttgacaaaattttctatagaaataaaatttcgacaaaattttctatagaaataaaattttgacaaaattttctatagaaaaataattttgacaaaattttctatagaaataaaattttgacaaaattttcgatagaaataaaattttgacaaaattttttatataaataaaattttgacaaaattttctatagaaataaaattttgacaaaattttctatagagataaaatgttgacataaaattttaataaaatgttggaaATTTAAAACGGATCACAAAAAAAGGTGATGTGCTTTAAGAGCTTTCAAATTGCATATTTAGCACAACGCACATCGGAAAAGTGGCTACGGACTATGTGAGGGCGAGGAGAAGCAAAAGAGCTTAAGCTCATACTTTGCCAACGACGGCCACTAGCTAAACGAAGCACAAATAACTGAAGGATTTATTGACTTTGGACTTTGGTTTGCTGAAGAACTTTACCTTCATCAGGTGGTAATCAGCAGACTTCAAATCACTCCAGGTCTTCAAAATAATGTTGCCCTTTTTCTCATATTCGtttccaaacaaaattttcttcaatgcaGTACCATGTTGTCTTCAAGAGAAGATGTAATGGGTTTTTTTAACaccaatccatttttcatattAATTTCTGTGCTTTGTCCTTAtctccttattttttttttgttttctttcggtAAAAACCGATAATCTTGTAATTTAAAACAGCACTTCATAAATAGATGGTACCACAACATATGTCAGATAGTAGATTTATAAATAGAAAAGATGGGGGATGCATAAAGACAAATGTGGACCAAATCCAATATAAAAAGTGCAAGGAAGCACACATTTACACTAACCTATTTTCATCTGCTCGAAAATGGATTTCTACAAAGGAAAACTTATTGGGAAGATATTCTTGAAATAAACTTACCACGTTAGAGATAATTAAATGCTATAATTTGTGTAGATCTACTGTTGGACTTTCAGGCTTTCCACTGTCACACTATTAGACGTTGCACTCACACAAAACTTCACAGCTTCCAGTCACGATGGATGGATGCTGTTCTCACTCGCATAAGAATAAAACGCAATTACCGAATTTACAAACCGAATTTCTCTAAATTTCCATGGTTCGCTTTTATTAGATTTAGCACCAACAATTTTATTGGATATTTCACATAGAACTTTGTAACTGTTTTCCCATCGTAAAAAGGGATACACTTTGAAAAATTAAGCTAGGtatcaaataatttatttacgAATAAGAGAATGGAGGAATTGACACTCTCAGAATGGCCGTTGCATAAAAttgattgaatgaaatttttcatcaaGAGATATGTTGTGGTTTTAACTTTTTTAGAATTTGTTTATGACAGTTTAGATGATAATCGCGTCACTCCGTCACCCACTTTATTTTAATAAACTCTTAGATCTGAATGAAATGAAGCAATAGCAAAGGTaaacacaacaaaacacataaaaaatcgatattcgatttaaagtttatttGATATTTAGTTtgaataaatcgattttttaatatatagtCGATAAATAGAGTCATCGACATTTTCATTTGGTCCATCGATGGCGCACAGTGGATAGTATACAAATTTAGGGCTGGTtctttttttgcagataaaggccagaagttctatgagcgtggaatactaaatttgccaggaagatggcaaaaggttatcgaacaaaatggcaattatatatttgatttaagttcatgctaaggtttattaaaaatgcatttactttcttttaaaaaatccgcaattactttttgggcaacccaatactatattaccgacaattactttttgggcaacccaatatattcgtttCTCACTGTTGAAAACCATGTTTATCcccaattaaaggtggtctcatttgtacaacaaccacaaatcatatggtgcaatccgccaacttgtcatcaagctgatcgacgttttgtgcgtgtgtgtacaCATGTGCGTACATGACCAGAGAATATGCAAGAAagaagagaatgcaaacaaacaaaaaatctgtcatcttaataccgtcaaagatggccggctgttaacagctgttcgcgtgagaccacctttttaaatctgttgttgttgttgaagcagtTTCCATACTAAAACACGTTGTTTTATCTGTGCTTACtgctttcttattttttttctagccaataaacaaaggaaaacaaaccattgaaatcaataaaacatacttttccgcctatttttagccaacgtttcgccgacgtttttttgtGCTAAGACTCAGGCTCCACATGTAAGCAAGCTCGTTACGGTACGATCACCGCGGGAACCTCATATcgattgattatttaaaggcgtctaTAACTCGCCTTACACTATCGAACATCATGGCTctaagtatttaagcaagaaccggtgccgGCGGAGCTCTCagtgagactctccactcgatacggCAGATTGTCAGCGATCGCCGTTTTCCctactccttttatggggcatcCCACCCATCGTTGCGTTATGACGTTCCGGTCTACAGCAAGGACAACGTTCTTCGTCTAAATAATTATTTACGTTACGTTGACAAGTAATTTGTTTTTACTGTATCGGTTGGCTTGATTTCAATTTgtggaaaattacaaatttaattcaaataatcAAAAATACCTAAAAAGGAGCATTATAGCATTATGAAAACTTCACCACAGAAACGAAAGCAACAAGAACAATCTAGTGAAGTTCAGTCGATGACAAGGAGAAGATTGAGGATGACCACTGAGCAATCCTCGCAGAACCAAGAAGTTGATGACATTGATGAAGATTACGAAGAAGAGGAGGACGAGGAAGAGGCTGCTCCAGCAGCGCTTCCATCAACACGTCCAACCAGGGGACGCCCAAGGAAACTACCCACTACCCAAGCAATGAAAAACTATTCAACACCTATAGCCCATACGACACCTAACAAAAAACGTAAAAAGGAACGCGAATTGACAActggtcataacaaaatacaggCAGAAAGCTTTGTAATGAAACTATTCGATCGTACCCTAGATCTTTCGAAATACACCGAGCAGACTCCTTTATATCCCATATGTAGAGCGTGGATGGCCAATCAACCGCGTAATCCCAGCATTCGTAGTTATCGTGAAACTCGTTCACCTTCGCCTGTCCACCGTGATAATAATGCTTTGGAATTGCTCTCACATTTGCGCAAGGGCCATATAAGAAGCGTTACAAGTTTGCCCAAACCAAAAACAACAGAATTGCCCAAGTTACCACCGCAGCGGGAGCCCAAAAAGTTCAGTAGTTCAGATGAACTATTGAAGGCGGATGCGGATAAAGATGCAAGCAAAGAGAAATTACTAACACAACACTTGGGTAAATGGAAGCACATAAAAAGTGATTGGCATAAACATTCGAAGCAATACCAACAAAGAAACAATGTCAATTTTCTAATTTTGCAAGAATTATTTCAACCATAAAATAAATCTCTGTTTTTCCATATATGTAGCatagtataaaaatattgaatggATGATAGAACTGTATAAGTAGGTAGCTTTTGACATGTTATTGGTACATTTCAAATTAGAATTTCGAACAATAAAACAGAAACCAATTGTAGTTTATGATACATTTGGCAGCAgctccaagatccaagattgtaAGCCATAACCAAAGGGAATTACAATGTATAGGCAATGAAGAGCAACAAAAGTGACAGACTAACACGGAGAAGGCCTGCAATAGATGCCACAAGAACTCACACATTCGTAAATCCTTCTATATTAGATATTTGCAGCAAGGATAGCACATAAAGACAAAACAAAGCACAAAAATCATACAGATCACCCGATTCCCACTATACGGTTTTCCGTACCGGTAGCGTTCCTGGTTGATTTCCGCCCAAGGATTGCTCATATCTGCAGCTACAACAACGAACAAAccttaattttctttattgaacGACCATCCTCATCTGAGAGTACACCGATTGCCGATTCTGTAACCTCTCGTCTCCCTCAAATATGCATATTGCTAAGAGGAAATTGAGAGACATCACAAGCGCAGCAGCAGCTTCCTTTATACCTACCCGACAAATTTGACGACGCAGGCAGAGGAACTCGCAGAAGATGAGAGTAAAATTCGTTGCTGCTCGCTCTGCTGTCGCCTTAATCAGGGAACTCAATCTGTAATCTATAGGATAGTGAaggaacataagcggaatttatgtctaaagcaaatgcaaattttgcccattaacattccactaaggaacaggggcaaacttctcacatatcaatgagtgcagttcgattcaaattaaattcaatgataaggggcctcctttttatagtcgagtccgaacagcgtgccagcattaggaggggaaaaccaccgctgaaaaatttttccgatggtcaagccaggattcgaacccatgtgtttatcgtcataggcggaatgctaaactctgcgctacggtggcctagaGCGCTAGAACCGTAGCTTAAGCGCCGTTATTGGCAAGCTAATGGGCTACTGTCAAATAACTCTCGAAACGAAacgagaaagaaagaaaaatgacTGGAGTCCTATTTGATCACTTCGTAATAATTTGTCCGAAGAGTTGCGCCCGGTTGTTCAACGGTCATTTAATTGAGCATACCTTTCAcggcacgggatgactatgCGCACCACACGGTTTTAAACTCTGAGCTCCGATCTATGTGTTTCGTCGTCATCACGAAAAGCACAGCCCAAGAGCTACCGGGCGgatccacaggttgtggatagtggaatgcttcgtatacggagAAACTTTAATTAcattcgcggacaatcagcaatATCGAGTGAAGACCCTCAGTGAGAGACaggacggcaccggctcttgcataaatactgttATTCTTGATATGactgcgagttattggcgcctttaaattacTAATGGTCATAACGTTTCCTCAGCGATTGTTCCTAAGGACAggaatatggctacaacaacaactaaaagaaCACACCGACGACGAAATGACCAATATCATCCGCAACTCAAAGGCGCTAAGCTTTTTTATAATCTTCACACTGAGGCTGAAGTACCTGGTTGCTCCAAGAGCCGAATACTTAATCGAGGTCTTCAACCTTGGCAGCCGTAGTAGCCAGTCGCTTCACTCTGAGACCCTTGGTCCCTTGTGTTCGTCCTAGAGATGAAATAGGAGAGTGAAAACGAAAGTAAAGATAGAGTACTTTGACATATGTGGTATGTGCGCATGGAGCAGAAAGTGGGAGAGAAGGAGAAACGAAATGCCGGCGCACACGGAACAGAAACTGGGCAGCTTCACCAGCCACTACAGGCTCTTACAGAAGTTAAAAATGACAAGAAGGTTGAATATCTATAGAGAGCTTAGATAAGAAGAGGTGTTCACCAATAATCTTACGTGGCACTGACACAGTCGAGCACCTGACTGTCTCCAACTCTTCCTCATTCCCACAGACCCTGCAGAAGTTTTTCTCGTCTCGAGTCCATCGCGATATCAGACACCTTAAATATTAGTAGTCTGTCAGGACTCCCACCCAAGGTAGCTCTTGGTCAGCCCTAGGACAATCGATTCCGTCTGCGATTCAAATCTAGCAACCTCATACCCCACCACCATTGGTGGCCCAAGACCCAGCACAATCTGACAGTATCTCTGAAACGACCTAGACGCTACTTACAGCGTCGACCTCACATGACCGCAGCCTTGGCTTTCATCGCCACCAGACTGTCCACATATATTATGACAGAAAGAGGGAACCGCGCACCGAAGAATGCTGGAAATCTTATGATCGCCATGTTCTTAACTCCCTTAGTCTGAGGGCGGTCCTCCTTTGTCTGGACGGCAACTCTACTCCACCAAGAACCGGTCCCCTAAACTGCCGCTACTGAAACTAGGAAAGGTTTCGAGCAAGGGAGCACCGTACAAACCGATTTATCTTCTCTCGGCTGTGACTAAGACGGTTGTGGCACTACTTGGAGCCTTGAGCCTAGTTGCAGAATTTTTATATGATGAGCATCAGATATGAATCAGGCACAGgaaagctgtgagcaccacacaagctggatcATTGAGGTCCGATGTGTGTGGTGTTAATTAcggtcacgaaaagcttagctgtgagctatcgggcacgtccacaggttgtggatagtgaaatgctccataggGTTTTGCTGTCGCGGACCATCAGCGGTATCGATCAcatgagtctcagtgagaggtagGGTGGCACCGGATCTTGCACAAATTCTGAGTGCCtattagttagttagttagttagtggcgtctttaaataaccaatgaccaccctGTTCCAGCGGCGATAGATCCTTTGGGCCGGAGCGAACTTGCGCCCCTATAGAagcttgaagaggatcgccgctaccacatgaaaatgtggttacaacaacaatagcatcaaatatcaaattttgggagtccgatttcaaattttgggaaaattgccGAAGATTTGAAAGTAGATGAGTCTGATGCTTCAATTGACAGTTCTACCTCGAGATCTACCTCACCACCAAACCCCTCCTTGCGGGCATGTGGTCCAATCAGTACAATCAAGGTTCAAATGTAAGATATTGGGGTATAAAGTCTGAGGTAACCACCTACCCCCAAATCACCTCGGCGGAAAGTACGATGTGGAACTATGGTTGAGAATATGAACTAACTTATGAACATAGACCATGTGGGAGTCCatttaaaggtatgtgggagcagAGATAGTTTTGgatcaatttttatgaaataagaAGTTAAACGAAACTTATTTGTTTCTCAGGAACAAATTTGTTTCCCTGTAATAATAAATTTATAGAATATTtggatcgatttttttttttgaaaaatactttTCTAAATATCATCACCATCTCAAGAGAACAAACTTTTCCATACAATTTATAATAGCGCGTGCTACATGGCAGCTTCCTTTATTTCTAGTCATCATATAACATAGTAAGTTTAAGGTGAAAGCAGAAACATTTTGGATTTTCAAGATTCTAACAAATActcggtattttgttatgggaaattcttttgttgttgtggtttgtTTGTTATAGAATACGATGTTGCCTTAGAAATTAATACAAtgtaaaatatatgtatacatatatatataatgtgTTAATATAATTATACAGCTTAATTTAGCAAAATTcaagcatgtgtgtgtgtgtgtgcattaatAACAAGCTTATTGCATTTGTAGACGGACGCATCAGAGTGGTAACATGAAAAATGTGTAATGTGCCACACCAACACCTATCCACTGCCACCTGCAGCTCCCAGGACAAAGAAATAATCAACGGAGATCAATTTTAGTAATACACAAAAAATGGTCATACACAAAGAACGGGGAAAGAAATCGATCCAAAGCAATTAGACTATATCCCTGGGAGCACTCAGAAAATGCACGGTATTTGAAACTTGGTGAGTGATCTCGCTCAGTGTTTCTTTGTGCACGCCGCCAAACAGTATTAGCTCCCCATGTCCAGGCACCATTGTGGACAATATAAGACGCTCGGGAGCACCGGGTATAACGCCATAATTCTTATATTCTAACcattctaaatatggttctgttTCTGATAAGGCATTCGATAGATCACATACAAACAGCGACAGAACATTTCGTTTGACCCGTTTGGGCGACGGCTCTTTAACAGATTTCTGTTCAATCATGGCGCTACGCCTTGAATTACGCAGGGCATTCATTTTCTCCTCCATGCGGCGAATGCGCTCATTGTGATCCTTGGAAAGGGATCGTGGACGGTTTTGTACATTAAAGGCAGCCATGCGGAATGGATCCTCGTAGAGTTCATCAAAACGTTTAGGCAGTAATGGCTCATTTTCTCGACACCTTAGAGCAAGATTTCGTTGCAAACGGCTGGCGGCTTCATTGTCATGGGGCGGTGCTGCTCCATTGAGGCGGGGCGATGAGCCCCCTGAAGTTGAGGGCCTATTCTGGTTTCTTTCCTCCTGGGGCGGCGGTGCATGCAAATCTCTCAAACTTCCGTATCGTGGTTGTTGGACATTATTAATGTGATTCTGATTGTTGACGAAGTTGTTATTATTTGCATTCTGTTGATGTTGGTTGAGAATGGCTCTTCTCTGGGCAAAATAGTGATCGTCTGGGCCATCTCGTGGCACATGGCCGCCATTAGCCACGTTTCCACGCCGCCTATGGTTATCCTCCGCACGATTATGGTTGAGAGCAGGTATTCTAATGGCGGCATTTGGCTGTCCAGCATTTCCCCCCGCCGCGCCGCCGACCATAGCCCTTGGTCTATGCCTTTCTAGAGGATTGTTGTGGTTATTTTGCCCCAATCCTGGCTGTCTTGGGGCTGCATGCCCTCCTCCCACTGGCACACGTGCTTGTTTCATTAATT
The genomic region above belongs to Stomoxys calcitrans chromosome 5, idStoCalc2.1, whole genome shotgun sequence and contains:
- the LOC106084069 gene encoding protein lin-37 homolog, which translates into the protein MKTSPQKRKQQEQSSEVQSMTRRRLRMTTEQSSQNQEVDDIDEDYEEEEDEEEAAPAALPSTRPTRGRPRKLPTTQAMKNYSTPIAHTTPNKKRKKERELTTGHNKIQAESFVMKLFDRTLDLSKYTEQTPLYPICRAWMANQPRNPSIRSYRETRSPSPVHRDNNALELLSHLRKGHIRSVTSLPKPKTTELPKLPPQREPKKFSSSDELLKADADKDASKEKLLTQHLGKWKHIKSDWHKHSKQYQQRNNVNFLILQELFQP